From the genome of Lepus europaeus isolate LE1 chromosome 23, mLepTim1.pri, whole genome shotgun sequence:
tctgggcttctggctttggcctggtccaagaCCCAacagttgcatgcatttggggggtgaactggtAGGTGGGATATCTCTATtggtctgtttctctgtgtgcctctttgcctttcaaacacataagaaattttacaaaatttaaaataagaggccagcgccgtggattaacaggctaatcctccgccttgcggcaccggcacaccgggttctagtcccagtcggggcgctggattctgtcccagttgcccctcttccaggccagctctctgctgtggcctgggagtgcagtggaggatggcccaaatgcttgggccctgcaccccatgggagaccaggagaagcacctggctcctggcttcggatcagtgcaatgcgcagactgcagcggccattggagggtgaaccaacagcaaaaaggaagacctttctctctgtctctctctctctctctcactatctactctgcctgtcaaaaaaaatataagaataaggatttttaaaaataatattttcaggggccagtgttgtggcatagtgggtaaagtggccaCCTTGATgtgtcagtttgagttccagcttttccacttctgacccagctctctgctgatggcctgagcaaagcagtggaagatggcctaagtgcttgggctcctgtacccacatgggagacttggatgaaactgTATGttagggcctggctcagccctaaccGTTGGcaccatcaggggagtgaaccggcagatggaagatctctctgtaactctgacttttaaataaataaataaatcttttaaaaatgtttttaaagaagaaattgatttttattgCTATAGAATATTATATGATTATGTTACATTTgtttatacattctttttttgccattttgctttaaattttttattttactttctttaaaggtttatttatttgaaagatagagtgagagagagagagacagagaaagagaacttccattgcTGGcacattccccaagtggctgcaacaaccagagctgggccaggctgaagccaggagtcaggaactccattctggcctACCACATGAGCGActggggttcaagcacttgggtcgtcctccactgctttcccaggtggattaacagggacctggatcgtaagcagagctgccagtgctTGAACCGAgacccctatatgggatgccagtgtcacaagtggcagcttagcctgctgtgctatAACACGGACCCTTGctttaagtgttttttaaagatttatttattaatttgaaaggcagagtgacagagagagagagagagatgttctatagTTCTAGATATTGGCTCACTTCCTAAGTGGcggcaacatccaggtctgggccacgctaaagctaggagccaggtctcctgtctgggtgcaggagcccaagcatttggggcatcttccactgccttctgaggtgcattcgtaggaagctggctgggaagcagaacagctgggacttgactagTGCTCTGAGCTGGGATGTCGGCATCAGAAGCAGACTTAAcatgctgcactacagtgccagccacagctttagttttaattttatcttaTGGTGCTAAGAACACTTACCATCAGATCCATCCTCTTAACAGATTTTCAAATGTGCAGTGCAGCACAGCCACAATGCAGGTCTCTAGAACTTCCTCGTTTGTGTCACCCCAGCTTGCTACCTTTTGATTTACAACTCCCATCTCCCCCCTTCTACTCCTCTGGCAACCACTGGTCACTCTGCCTCTTTGAAGCCAACTATTTTAGTTGCCGCATATTAGTGGAATCTTGCACGTGTTCTTCCGTGAGagccttatttcacttaacatagtgtcCTCAGGGTTCCTCTTGTCTCGTATTGCTggacttccttcctttttaaggccgaataatattccattgtatgtgtatacTACCATGGAGGAAAACCCATGTCTCCTCTGTGCTATACCCCATACCATACAATAAGTCTCTGACTTACGATGGTTTCACTTGATGGTTTTTCTCGACTCTACAATTGCACAGAAGCAGTACACATTCAGTAGAATTTGTGCTTGGGATTTTGAATTTGGATCTTCCCCCGAGcggtggcaggcagcaggtgctctcCTGGCACTGGCTGACGGCAGCTGCCAGTCAGCTCTGTGCTCACCAGGGGAACCTGGGGCGCGCTGCGGTGCATGGCGCTGCTGAGCGCAGCTGCTCAGTAGGTGGTGCAGTCAGTGCATTTTCCAGCTGAGATACCTGCAGCCTAGGATGGGTTTATCAGGATGTGCTTCCTGTCTCCTGGACTCGTGGGGTTTTCCCCACACCAGTTCACTTTCCGCAGACACCTCCTGTAGGTTCACCCAGTCTGGCACTGTGCCAAAGTTGCTGTATGGTTAGGGCTCAGtcccacaatgctgcccccatcTCCTCAGACTCGAATTGCAGTTGCCAGATCCCTGTGTTACACACAGCTTTCTGTCCATCGTGGCTGCAAATCAGTAGTTCCCAGGACTGCCTTCTTGGGTTTGAGAATTTGCCAGAGTGGCTCACAGAGCTCCAGGAGAACAGTTTACTGGTGAAGACAACTCAGGAGTATCAGCAAGGCAGAGACCCATAGGCACGCTGTGTGGGGAGGGCTGGTAGAGCCTCCGCAACCTCTCTCTGTGCACACCCTCCGCCAGGGTCTCCACAGCCTGGAAACCCTCTGCACCCACCTTGTTTGGGTTTTATGTATGTTGCCTGGCCATTGATGATTAACTCAGTgttcagccccctccccctccctggaaGAAGTTCATATTTAATTCGTTACAAACTGTTGGGTCAAAGAGTATTGTACCTGTTACTTTACTGTATAAGGCCAAATTATTCTCAAGTACTTCTTGCTAATATTTGgtttatatttaaaatctttgCCAATCTTGTAGAGATATGTATACTAGTACTTCCTAGCGGCTTAATTTCTCTAATTATTCGTGAAGTTGAGTGCCTTGTTTTGTTTGTGGGCTATTTCCCCTTTATTGAAATGCCTATTTATGTAGTCTATCTTATTGCTTTGTAGAATTCATTTTTATGCTCTGTATGCTAGTTACATATCAGTTTCACATATAGGCAAAACATGCATACTGAGGACActacaaaaagttaatggaaaaaaatgaacttaaaagataagtttgtcagtccggtgctgtggcccagtgggttaaaggccctgtctgcagcactggcttcccatatgggcaccagttctagtcccagctgctccacttctgctacagctctctgccgtggcctgggaaaacaatagaagatggctcaagtctttgggcccctgcacccacgtgggagaccagagggagctcctggctcctgactttggattggcacagctccggccattaacggccatctggggagtgaaccagaagatggaagacctttttctctttctctctgcctctccgtaactctttcaaataaataaaaaaataaatctttttttttaaaaatgcttgttttgttgcaaaagttttttgaaatccatgcatagttttttgttgTACacatttccttgaactttttgatggCTGAGTATAGCAAATGTCTTctacattgacttttttttttaaagatttatttatttatttgaaggtcagagttacacagagaggagaggcagatagagagagagagagagagagagagagagagagaggtcttccatctgctgtttcactacccagttggctgcaatggctggagctgagccgatctgaagccaggagtcaggagcttcttctggatcccccatgtgagtgcagggctccAATCTTcatccttggcccagccctggctgttgtgggcatttggagagtgacccagtggatgaaagctctctgtttctctctctccacaccacccccaataaattttttaaattaagtcttCAGTTATGATTTTGTAGttgtccttccctccttccccataATACTTTTTGTTGCTTCATAAGCATTGGAGTTCCGGTATAAGGCACTTACACATTTGTGCTTATTATGGCTTCTTGAGGAATTAACCCATCAGTCATTGTGCAGTGTCCCCTTGTGTAGATCTCTGAGTGTGCCCCTTCCCTTGAAGTTTGCATTGTTATTACTTTAGCCCACACCAGCTTTCTCGTGCTTAGTGTTTGTCACATCTTTAATCTCTGTATGTATTTGAAGTGATTCCCTTATAGAGCAAATATAGTTggatcttgattttttaaatctattctgACAAATGCTGCCTTTTAATTTgaatctaaagatttatttattttaaaggcagagagagagagaggagagacagaaatcttccatgcactggtccactccccatgactggggctggggcggggccaggctgaagccaagagccaggagcttttccaggtctcccagacagatccaggggccaagcactggggccatcctctgttgctttcccaggccattagtagggagctggagcagaagtacagcagccagaactcaaaatggCGCCCATaaggataccagtgttgcaagcagcagcttatcccactacaccaaagtgccagccccagaccaTTTACATTTAACAGCATCATCAGTGTggctagaaataaaatttaacattctattttaattcctttttgttCTGGAAATTCTTATATACATTCTTAAACTATCACAACCTACTTCCAATTAATATTGAGCCACTTTATGTAATAAGTAAGTCTTTTGACACATAAATGCTTTCCATGAGCCAATGTCTAGAGACAAAGATACATGTCATAGGTTACCTGAGAGTGTGTCTTGTCCATTCCTCCCTCTATGGGCTCTGTGGACTAGGAGGCCTTCAGCAAGCCATTGATCACAGCTTCAAGCCTTCAGGTGAGAAGAGGGGTTGAAGGCGCCACCACTAAACTTCACACCTTGTCCACTGAATGGTGAAGGCTCCAGCCTCCTATGTGATAAGCTCACAATTCCGTCTATGGCagacactttttttttggacaggcagagtggatagtgaaagagagagagagacagagaaaggtcttcctttttgccgttggttcaccctccaatggccgctgtggccggcgcgtctcactgatccgaagccaggagccaggtgcttctcttggtctcccatgcgggtgcagggcccaaggacttgggccatcctccattgccttcccaggccatagcagagagctggcctggaagaggggcaaccgggatagaatccggtgccccaaccggggctagaacccagtgtgctggcaccgcaaggcggaggattagcctgttaagccacggcaccggtctgGACACTTTGAATAGTAGGATTTCAGCTAACAGACTCTGTGCAAGGCTGAGAGTGAGTATTCTGTGAGCAGCTGCCCAAGGCTGAGCTTGTGTATGAGAAGAAATGAAGAGGACACAGTCTCTGCCCTGACAGTGACCAGCTGTGGTCAGGATTCCTGTGTCTTTCAGTGCAAGACTTTGGGCCCAGGAATTTCAAGACCCTTTGGAAAAACCACAAAATGCAGGTCCTTGGTTCATATGAGGAGGTTAGCAAGGATACCTGGAGGGAGCCCAAACACCACTCCCCCACCTTGTGTTCTGCACCTGCAGTGGCCCTGTGCTGTGACACTCACTCACTGGCCTCTGGCCAGAAGACCCTGGGCCAATACTGTGCAAAAGGACCAGTTGTCAGGTGACCTCCAGAAGCAGGTGATAAATGAATACTGGCCCCTTTTTAGCTCAGGGGTCAGCTGGGGAACTTTCCTATGTCTGCCCTCAACCAAAATCTGTCTCCGTGCTGATTCACATCCTGCCAGTGTGGGGAAGAGAAGTAGGCACCTGACTACTGTTGTTTGTCCCTTGTCTCCCTCATCAAGCTCTGTTCGTGTAATTGTCATCATTCCACAGCCAGCTGGAGAATAtgtggagagaggagaaagctcCTTCCAGGATATTAGGAAGATGTCCAGACAGTTCTCGTGCCCAGACACAAAGGACCCATCCTGCTCATTTCCACTCAGAAGGGGGCCCGGATGTCCTTGCCTGGGTCCAAGTGATAATTGATTCTCCTGACCTTGCTGCCTTGAGGTCCACCCCCATTTCTCATGGCCTTGGTATCCTTGTGTCTTCATTCTGCCTCTAAATCTTTGCTCTTTgctcttttttaaggatttatttatttatttgaaagatagagttacagagaaaagtagagacagagcgagaagtcttccatctgctggttcactccccaattggccgcaatgactggagttgcgccgatctgaagccaagagccaggagcttcttccaggtctcccaggggcccaaggacttgggccatcttttaatgctttcccaggctatagaagagagctgggtgggaagtagaacagctgggtctttttttttttttttcggtctgAAAAAATAATCCATTTAATTGAAAAACCTGGTGGATACGACTGCACTCCCCTAGACAGAGGGGGCTGAAGAGACCAGAGCCCTACATCACCTCGTAGCCACTTCGAATGCTCTTCACAAGGCAGCAGGCAAAGACAATGCCCAGGACCTCCACAAAAgcaatgcccagggctgctgCCGCCACCACCAACACGTTTTTCCTCAGCCACAGCCCAATCTTCTCCACGCAGCCCTCAACATAGATGTCCTTCACGTTGAACTTGACCCCACAGCCCGAGGTGACGTTGACACAGCAGGAGTCAGGGACGCGCTCCCTGGTCATGCCAGGGATGGATGCCCAGTCCGTGTAGTTAGCAGCCCCACAACATTTGAAATCTTTCTGCATCCTGTCCAGGATTAAAGCAGTCTGGTTGTCTGTCGAGTAATTTTGCATCTGCTGCTGGAAATCCTTATTAAACTCTGACATCACCTTGTCTCTAAATACGTAACCAGCAATGGCAGTGGCCACCTCCACCAGCATGATCAGAGACAGGAAGATGGCAAACGTGATCATCAGACAATAGTTCTCCTTGCAGGTTCCACAGCAGCCCACAAAGGCCACCAGGAAGAGGAAGGCCCCCACAGCGATGATGACcacaggcagcagggagccaggagtcgCTCCGTGGGTTATGGTCTGACTCAAGACGAGCTGCGCCCCCACACCCACGGCAATCAATCCCACTGCACAGGCGCAAAAGGCCAGCAGGAGCACGTAGAGCAAGAACTTGACACATTTCATTCCTTCTTCCACCGCCATGGCTGCCGGGCCTGGGCTCCCCGAGGCTGTGCGCTGCGCTCCCGCCGCGGCTCAGGGGCTTTCTAGCGGCGCCCCCcaaacagccgggtcttgaactggcgctcatgtgggatgccagcgcttcaggccagggtgttgacctactgtgccacagcaccggacgCAAATCTTTCCTCTCTTAAGGTCCAACTCAAGACTCTGCCCTTTCTCTCATACAGCACTTTGGGAAGCTGTTCCAGAATTCTTAGAGCCTCGATTTTTATCTTCAGCACTTTGAGCAAGGTGGGGGcctttgagaagcattggaaaGCTAGGATCTAGAAATGAATGATTTCTAGGTCAGTTTTTTGGGGGGTAAACGACCATTTTCAGTGAAACAGTCTCATTGTTCTGTTTTCTGGTAAAATATTGATACCTATGGATAATCAAATTCTACTAAAATGCAATATtatggggggcggagccaagatggcggatagtgaggacatgcgccttagtttgggaaaataaagtttcataaaagtggaattactgtagcctcaggaaaagactcaagaaaaaaactgcagaagaaacgcttctggatctagtggatgtgacacagaggacttacagggagcccaccgcgtggaaaaccaaccgagatgaGCCAAGCGGTGGGAgatgagccagagccacagaatctcgccagcgcaggaaccattggaggagggtaagacaaagacctcagaaacccgagacattggggggggggaacagaggcctctcccttcactcaccaagcaaaacaaagagcaccgtgattttacatatgtaaagcgcagccaaactcagtaactttagcgaaactcgagaacacattgagggctggataaactctttgtgtggtcccaggggtagatcaaacgaatactcacagaggccagatttcaactaccctcaactccactcccaactgagtaaaaaaaaaaaaaaagagagagagagcgagccagcaaggagcaagggagtgagcaatctgggagagtcactctttgcacagccttaaacctgaagaatcaagcatagctctctggccacacccatcacagcccctaaggatccaacaaagcagacaaatCACTTAGAGGCATTGTaaaacgagaaaaaaaacaccacagccaaaaaaaaaaaaaaacaccataaattatctccaacatgccaaacaacaaacatagaagccgaggtaacaagagcaaggaagacactatgacgcccccaagtgaacaagacacgccaatgcaaggttatgaagatgaagagatagaggaaatgcaagaagcagatctcaaaaattgataagaacattaagaagttctcaaaaacaaattcttgaactacagaaatccttaatggacaagatagaaaatctctcccgtgaaaatgaaatattaaggaggaatcaaaatgaaatgaaacaactagtagaacaggaaactgagatagtgacaaaaaaccacaatgaaatgaagaactcaatagatcaaatggcaaacacattagagagccttaaaaacagaatgggtgaagcagaagagagaatatcggaattagaagacagagaacaggaaaggaaacagtcaaatcaaagaaaagaagaagaaattagaaatctaaaaatactgtcaggaatctacaggatactattaaaaaacccaacatttgggttctaggagttcctgaaggcatggaaagggagaaaggattagaaggcctttttagtgagatactagcagaaaatttcccaggtttggagaaggacagagacatcctagtacaggaagctcagagaacccctaataaacatgatcaaaagagatcctcaccacgacacgtcgtaatcaaactcaccacagtgaaacacaaagaaaagatcctaaaaagtgcaagagagaaacgtcagattactctcagaggatctccaattagactcacagctgacttctcatcagaaaccctacaagccaggagagaatggcgagacatagcccaggtactaagagagaaaaactgtcagcccagaatattatatcctgcaaagctctcatttgtgaatgaaggtgaaataaagatttttcatagcaaacagaaattgaaagaatttgtcgccactcgtccagccctgcaacagatgcttaaagatgtgttacatacagaaacacagaaacaccaatatgaaagaaggtaaaggaaggaaacctcacagcaaaagatcacaggaagttcaaagcatatattagaaaatatctttggcaaatggcagggcaaagttactccttctcaatagtcacattgaatgttaatggcttgaactgtccagttaaaagacaccgattggctgattgggttaaggaacaaaacccatctttttgctgcttacaagaaactcatctttccaacaatgatccatacagactgaaagtgaaaggctggaaaaagatataccatgccaacagaaatgaaaaaagagcaggcgtacccatcttaatatcagacaacataaactttaccacaaaaactgtcaggagagacaaagaggggcactatttaatgattaagggatccattcaacaggaagatataacgattatcaatgtatatgcacctaatcacagggcactagcttatttaaaagacttgttaagggacttaaagggagacgtagaccccaatacaatagtactgggggacttcaatactccactctcagagatagacagatcaacaggacagaagatcaacaaggaaacagcagatttaaatgacactatagcccaaatggatctaacagatatctacagaacatttcatcctacatctaaggactttacattcttctcagcagtatatggaaccctctctaggattgaccacatactaggccataaagcaagtctcagcaaattcaagagaattagaatcataccatgcagcttctcagaccacaaaggaatgaaattggaaattagcaactcgggaatccccagagcacgtgcaaacacatggagattgaacaacatgctcctgaatgaacaatgggtcatagaagaaattaaaagagaaatcaaaaattttctggaagtacatgaggataacagcacaacataccaaaacctatgggatacaaccaaagcagtgttaagaggaaaatttatatcaataggtgcctacatcaagaaattcgagaggcaccaaatagatgagctttcaagtcatctcaaggatctagaaaatctgcagcaaaccaaacccaaacccagtagaagaagggaaataattaaaatcaaggaagaaatcaacaggattgaatccaaaaaaaacattacaaaaaatcagccaaacgaggagctggttttttgaaaaaataaacaaaattgacaccccattggcccaactaactaaaaagaagaaaagacccaaatcaataggatcagagatgaa
Proteins encoded in this window:
- the LOC133751916 gene encoding CD63 antigen-like yields the protein MAVEEGMKCVKFLLYVLLLAFCACAVGLIAVGVGAQLVLSQTITHGATPGSLLPVVIIAVGAFLFLVAFVGCCGTCKENYCLMITFAIFLSLIMLVEVATAIAGYVFRDKVMSEFNKDFQQQMQNYSTDNQTALILDRMQKDFKCCGAANYTDWASIPGMTRERVPDSCCVNVTSGCGVKFNVKDIYVEGCVEKIGLWLRKNVLVVAAAALGIAFVEVLGIVFACCLVKSIRSGYEVM